The nucleotide window GTTGAGCGCGGTGGACCCACCCCGTCCCATCCCGAACCGGGTCGTGAAACGCCGCAGCGCCGATGATACTGGGGTTTGAGCCCTGGGAACGTAGGTCCACGCACGCTACTACGCTTCAAGTAAAAGGTCAGGAGTGATAAGCATCACTCCTGACCTTTGTTTGTTCTGGGGGCAATATCTTTAAGGCGCTCCTTGCGGTATGGTCCCTCTCCCTACCTTCTCCCGCCGGGAATAGCTATGATCCGCTGGCCTCGTCGAGTCCGGCGCGGCCGCGAAAGGCCGGGTCGCGGATGTCAATTTCCTGGCCGGCCAGGTCAGCCGCTACAGGATGACAGAGGTAGGCAACAGCCCGCGCTGGTATGCGCGGATCAGCCAGGTCCTCGCGACGCAAGCGGCTAATGGCGTTGATGCCCGAGGCCCGAATGCTGACCTGCATATCGGTGTCAACCACCCCCGGGCGCAACCCATACGTCCGAATGCCGCGTTCGCCAAACTCCAGCCTGATCGCCTGGGTAAGCATGGCCAGGCCTGCCTTGGCGGCGCAGTAGGCGCTCCAGCCCTCACGCGGTGTGCTCGCCGCTCCCGAACTGATGTTAATGATTACCCCTCCGCCTCGCTGTACCATCACCGGCAGCGCCGCCCGGCAGCCATGAAATGCGCCGACCAGGTTCACCCTGATCGCGGTGGCCCACGCCTCTGGATCGACAGCGTCGAGAAAGGCGATAGGTTCGATGATCCCGGCGTTGTTCACCAGGATGTCAAGCCGTCCAAACCGCTCCAGGCTGCCTTCGACCACGGCCTGAACTTCACTGAAGTTGCGCACGTCACAGATTGGCGTCCACCCCAGATCGTTGACCCGGGCCAGTTCGCCGGTCAGTTCCTCGGCGGCTTCCATGGTGCGCACCGTGGCTACTACGGTTGCCCCGCGGCGCGCCAGTTCCAGGGCCGTGGCCCTGCCAATGCCACGACTCGCCCCCGTGATGATGACCACTCTTCCATCGAGCCCCAGTTCGCTCATAGGTTTTGTTCCTTCATTGATGTGACATGAGACCGTGGATGGGCGGGTTTGGGAGAGCTGCGTTCTTCCGAGAAAGGTCTTTTTCTCCTGTCGTTGCGTGGCGAAGCCGTATGTGGCGCCTGACGTGAACATAGCTGGTTGGAGGAGATTGGGAGCGAGGTTCCCCAGGCGCTGCCGCCCGTGGCCGCCGCGGTGACCGTGCCGTTCGAGTTCTTTGTATGCAGACAGGTACGGTAACGGGCAGTATACGAAAAAAAGACCCAACCTTCAAGCCAGGCTTCGGAAGTCATAGTTCCCAAGTAAATTATTATTTGATGAACAGATCCAAAATTTGCTGATGCTGGCAACCCGGTATGCCAGTGACCACATGCTCACAAAGGGAGCCGCGCCTCGATTGGAGTAAGACGACAGTTTGTACAGTTACTACATTCTTGTTTATATAGCAGTCCTCTTCAGGTTGTGAAGCCCGGAGTATCAGACGTACCCGTCGGGACGCAGCGCGCTGCGTTCTTACGCGCGGCCGCTGCTTAGAGATGGCGTAGGACTGTATATATTGACAAATCAAAGAGATTCTGTTAAATTTGAGCATTAATTCTTCCCTGCAGATGAGTTGCATAAGGAGGTCATGAGCGGGCAATTAGCACCTGATGTTCCGCCGGACAATCTGAGCATTTTGGAGAAGCCATATTCGGTCTGGCGCCCGAGTCGCCCTTGTCGTGTCGTTCGCTCCGCAATCAGACAGAAATGGACACTCATCATGCTGTACAGACGTGCGACGCTGGTCGTGATGGTGGCGCTGCTCGTAATGATGACGGGGTTGACGCTTCCGGTGGCGATGGCGCAAAGCAAAGGGGAGGGAGGCCCCGCTCCAGCGCAGGCGCCTGGTCAGACGATCAACGGCACG belongs to Chloroflexaceae bacterium and includes:
- a CDS encoding SDR family oxidoreductase codes for the protein MSELGLDGRVVIITGASRGIGRATALELARRGATVVATVRTMEAAEELTGELARVNDLGWTPICDVRNFSEVQAVVEGSLERFGRLDILVNNAGIIEPIAFLDAVDPEAWATAIRVNLVGAFHGCRAALPVMVQRGGGVIINISSGAASTPREGWSAYCAAKAGLAMLTQAIRLEFGERGIRTYGLRPGVVDTDMQVSIRASGINAISRLRREDLADPRIPARAVAYLCHPVAADLAGQEIDIRDPAFRGRAGLDEASGS